The segment ATTATATTCAAGGTTAGAATCGGCCCCTTAAATTATACCTTGATTAACTcaaggtttttgtgttttcaaggtTTAGATGATCAACATAGCTCTTAATCCGATTCTTAGACACTCTCAAAATTACTGTAAGGCTCCTACTACCACACATTTCTAGTTTCCCTGTACTCAGAATAAGATGCACTTTATGAGTAAAAAGATGCAATAATGTGCGGATTGCAAAAATCAGGgccaaatcattttatttccaaCAGAGATACATGTTTGTCAGTTCCAGTTTCCAGAATTGCATGGTCAGATAGTCTAAACTAACAGTTGGTATGTTTGTGAGACTGGCTCCTGGCTCGCTGCCTTCATCTTGCCCCAGTTGCTGTAGGTGGTGCGTGAGGTGTGGCATTAAGATTGgggttgtgtttgtgatttggggttgggagtgggagtgggattagggttagggttaggattgGGTTTGGGTTTGGGTTCGGGTTCGGGATTGGGGTTGGGGTTGGGGTTGGGAGGCGTAGGGGCAGGGGCAATGTAGCACCCTTTCTTGTGCCACTGCATGTCCCGCACACGTCGGACGGACTGGATTTGAGGTGCAGTGGCTCCCCAATCGTTCCAGTGCTTGAAGTCTCCATGCTCAAACACGTACTGGCTCCCTCTGTAGCCTGGATACCTGTATCCCACCCACCTTCAGAGGGAAGACAGTGAATAATATATCACATTTGTGGGGTGGAGAACTGGGCAATATaataacagaacaaaacaatgagTAATATTTATGTCTGAGAGGGTTGCAGCTTACGTTCCACTGGCAACCTTAGCACTGGCCACACGGTCCTGGAAACCATATGCCCACAGACTGGGGACATCATCATCAACTATCTCCATCTTTCTGCCTTCAAAGCCTGTGTTCTCAAAGAGGTGCAGCTTGTGATCTGCACTGTCCTGGAGAGAAATTCATCAGGTTTGAGCATGACTTGCAAGAGGTTATCTGCTAACATCACACCCATAATACCGACCACTTTCAGGGGCCTGAATGAGCTCAGGCTGTAGGTACTCTGCCAGTTGATCCAGTTGGTCCAGGTGCTCCAGCGAGGATACTCTCCTCTCTCCAACACATACTGCTCTCCTGCAAAACCTGGACGCTCAAACCCAACCCACCTGAGGACATGGAGAAAACACATCACGTATCAATGCAACAATTTCCCCCCGAGCATGGTAAACAACTTGGATGAGGGGAAACTGAATCGCTCACGGTCCAGCCTCCACGATGACTGAGCCAACTTGCTGTGTCTTCTCCCACAAGTCTTTACATTCACCAGACAACTCCACCTTCTTCCCACGAAAGTTCTCAAACTCAAAAACTGCCAACTGCAAGACAAGAAGAGTTGGGGAGTTGATGGTGTGATCGGCAAAGTCCCAAGCCCATGATGAGTctgactttttcatttcaacatcAACAGAAAAACTTTTATGAAACGTACCTTATATGTTGCACCGGCTCCTCCTTGGCCCTTATGTGCAGGCAGCTGGTCCGGGGTTCCCTGCTGTTCGGTCATTTTACCTCTACAAAGCACAACAACTACATTTTTAGAGATTTtgcattattatttacattacatgAATATAATACACTGGTGTATCCTGCAACCCTGGAAACATAATATAACTTCAATACATGGTTGGTAGTAACAAACAATCCAATTGCtcataaacaaaacataaaaccaaaTATTTGCATATCTTATTTTACTCTAATCTTAGTTGTGTCTGTTGCAAAGGCTATACAAGTATACAACATCAATATGGCACACACAAAATGCCTCTTAGCAACCTATCATCTGCAGATAGAAGAAGAAATAGGGAGAGCGTAAGAGAGAAAAGGCCTCTCAGGTACAGAAGGatgatcttttttttgtcttttacctGGATGGCTTGTGCTTCACTGCACCACGTAGGAGCCTTGCTCTCCGTCTTTCCTCTGTCTTATCTCTCTTTACTGTTTGTCTCAGTGTGAGGGTGTGGGTGTGCAGGCCTGGCGAGCGGGTCGGTGGAGGCCAGCGGGGGTATTTATGGTTTATTTCTGGCCACAGCAGCAAAAAGCCTGTTGATGCAGCAAGTCTGTCGCGCCCATTGTGTCCGTCACACTGCATCTCAATAGGCTTGCCCCTCTGTCCCTGGCACACTGGCAAACACTGCCTGGCTCTGCCCATGCTGCCATCCTGACCATGATCCTATAGTGGGCACACGCACCAGTTGCCAGCCAAGAGAATGTGCAGGGATCAGTCTCACTCAGCACTATCGGCCCCACCCAGCTATCTTTCTCTGCACTCTCCCATCTTCTACTTGCTTCTTTATCTTTCTCTTCATCCAGCATCCAAAAAGCTGCATCAGATTTCTGGCTTTCTTATGGTGCCATGTTGATAATAGTATCACATATAATATTAATAGTATTTTAGAAAAGACTGACGTAATAATCATTGGCCCTGACCACAGTAGGCAAACTTCAACCATTTATTGGTCCACTGGTTAGCAAAATTAAATCCACAGCCAGAAACCTTGGCATCAGATTTGACTCTCAACTACATTTTTAAGCCAGTGTCAATAACCTTATTAAATCTTATTACGTTCATCTatgaaataaatctaaaatcttATCAGCTCTGTCTTTTCTTGTATTAATATGTTGTGCTTGTGAGCATAGAATGCTCTAAGTGGGGAAATGTAAATTCTAACCTTTTGTAATGAATGCATTTCTTATTCCTTATCTTTAATGCTCAATGCTCCTCTCATCTGACACAGTATTCTTTACAGTCTTTGCAGGACACACTTGTTTAAGCGCCAGCACTTTACTGCAAGTCCAATGACAGGAGAATATAAACTGACCTGAAGTTCTTGCCACCATCAAAATATTATTGTAGTGTTGACAATGCATATAGTGTTGACTCAGTGTTAGATAATGTGTGACTCATCTAACAGGTATAACTCATTCCTTCCTCACTTTGCTCATTTTCACATCAGATGTGATGACTCCATCTGCAGGTGCTGCATTAAATCTCAGAAAGGCCTGCACTGACTTTGCTCCTTATTCAACAGCAGTTACCACCACACACCTGGACTACTGCAATGCACTGTTTGAACGTACCGGTCCATCCTCAGTGTCTCGGCTTTAGCAGGTGCAGAACCTTTAAACCAACATCAAAACGCACAGGGCACATATCTCTCCAATTCTTGTCTTACTTCATTAGCTGccaagttaaatttaaaattgattttaagattataTTCACAACTTTTAAAACCCAGCACAATCTGGCCTCAAGTTATATTGCAGAGCTAATATTTATGCTCTTTATGCTCCAAAACTTGgagacttgtttttttgtgtgttgcatGCATTTTGTGAAGCCCCTTGTCACCTTGTTTAGATAGCTGCtatagaaaaatatgt is part of the Hippoglossus hippoglossus isolate fHipHip1 chromosome 5, fHipHip1.pri, whole genome shotgun sequence genome and harbors:
- the LOC117761465 gene encoding beta-crystallin B3-like, with product MQCDGHNGRDRLAASTGFLLLWPEINHKYPRWPPPTRSPGLHTHTLTLRQTVKRDKTEERRRARLLRGAVKHKPSRGKMTEQQGTPDQLPAHKGQGGAGATYKLAVFEFENFRGKKVELSGECKDLWEKTQQVGSVIVEAGPWVGFERPGFAGEQYVLERGEYPRWSTWTNWINWQSTYSLSSFRPLKVDSADHKLHLFENTGFEGRKMEIVDDDVPSLWAYGFQDRVASAKVASGTWVGYRYPGYRGSQYVFEHGDFKHWNDWGATAPQIQSVRRVRDMQWHKKGCYIAPAPTPPNPNPNPNPEPEPKPKPNPNPNPNPTPTPNPKSQTQPQS